The segment ATTTTGCAGAATAAAATTATTTGCTTTGAGTATTTTTTAGAAGTTGATGCAATTTTAGTTATTAAGACCTTTATTTTTTTTTGATTCTCTTCTTGCGATAAAAATTCAAATAGCTTAAATATTATGGTCCCTATGCCCGTTATTAGCCCGACAAGGCACCCAAAAGCCAAGGCAAAAGCCTCTTCCCCTTCATCTTTTCTTTTGTCTATTATAATTAGATCTTCATTCTCATATCGTTTGGCCATAGTTTTTAGTTCCCTTCCTTACTTCATCTTACTTTAATTATAGGAAGATATCCCAAAAGGAGAAATTCGCCTATGAAATGGCACAAGTATCTAAAACTCATATTTATCGTAAGAGGAGAAATCGCTATTAGATCCTGATGAGTTGCTGTTTTGATTTGGCCTTATAGATCTCATTCCACTAGTCCCACTCATTTGCCTGCTGCCACTACTTGCTGCTTTTATCGATTCAGGTGTAATTATCAGTGAAAGGTAATACATTCCACCCGACTTACAAGCTCCTCCAAACTTTGCTCCTTTGACAAGGCCACTAGAACTTGTCCGAATTGAGCATGTAACTTTAGTTACTTCAGAGTAATTAATATTCTCAACATCATTTTCAACGGTGATGTTTTGCATCTCTTCACTATCGTCAGAACATATATCTACAAGATCAGTACCTTCCCAAAATCTTACTAGTTCTCGCCTAGCTGCGGTTTCAGCTCTTTTTCTTGCCATTAAAAGCAATGAAGGGTTCTCTCCAGGTGCTCTTACAGCAGCAGTGCCTCGATATTTAAAATTGCCAGAGTTATCTACTAACACCGCTTCAACTCCAACATCTGGAGCACCCTCACATGTTGGAAGTGCGTAAGCAGAGACAGGTAGGCTAAGAGCTATTAGAAGGCTGGGTATTGCATTAGAACTTTTGATCATTTAATTAATCTAATTTTAAGCAAACATCAGATTAGCAAATATTACTTACTTTTCTAAAATCAACTGACAGCCTCAGTAACAAAACAATTCCGCAGATCTAGATCGCTTTATAGCGTTGGGAAAATAGTATGTAAGAAATTAAGTTAATTGAGTTTTCAGTGAAGGGTTAGTCCCCATCAGTTCTGAAAACTTGGACTTAAACCTAAGAAAATGGTAAGTGATTTCTAAAGGCCCCTAATTTGATGGTATGTGTCTCTCACTTAATAAAAGTCATGGTAAGGATAGGGAAGCTGGCTACATAATTAATTTGGAATAATATCTAGTTAGGGAAAAAGGAGGAATGCAGGTACTTAATTTACAAAAGAGAAGCACTAGGCTGTCAAAATGTAGACTTGTAGTATCCATAGGCTATTAAAGTAAAATTTAAAAGCCTTCTTCTATTATTTGTTAATCTCGTGAAAAAGATAATCTGTCTGCTGGGCCTAGCAGCAATTAATATCCCTAACATTTCTGCTAAAGAAATTTTCTATAAAACTAATAAAGAATTTACAACTAATAATATTGAAAGCCCATTAGTAGCTGAATATAAGAAAATTAAAACTATTATAATTGAAGGTTTTGGCTCCTCGGTCCCAGACGCTGCTCAAAATGCTGCAAAAAATGCCTTAATGCAAGTAGTTGGATCTTTTGTTGATACAGAAACAATGCTAAAAATGCAAACCAAACTTAATAGTGGCATTAATTCTGAATCTAAAGTTGATTTTAAATTCCAATCTAATGAAGATTACAAGGAAGTAATAAGAGAATATTCTCAAGGTTCTATAAAGTCCTTCCAGATTCTGGATACTAGAGTTGAGAATGAACTCTATGTTGTAAAAGCTAGAGTTGATATAAGGGTCGAAGATTTTAAAGCATATGTAAAGAAATTAGCTTATGGTTCAAAAGATGTATCTATTAATTTATTTGCCAAAGCTGCTGCAGAGACAGATAATTTAGCATCTAAGTATGATTTACTAATAAACAAAATTTTCAAGCCAGTTAGGAACGGTGAAGTATATAAAATTGAAATCGATCAGCCAATAAATTTAGTTGACTTCTGGTCTTCTGATTATTGTAAAAAAAACCCTAGTTACTCTTACTGTAAAAGTAATGGAGCACTGTCTGGATGGAATACCAAAACAACATTCATATTTCCATTTCAAATTAAGTTGAAAAAGAATTTCCAAGAAAATATCATAAATATACTTGATAATATTAGTGATCAAAAGAAAATAGCCTTTAGTGGAACAAGTCCAAATTTAAAATTAGCTCATAGTAAAAATGATCACTTGCTTACAATATTTGATACGAATTTACCTCAAGCTAAGCAGACAATTTATCGCATTAATGATATTTATGAATACATGAGAGATAAATACAATGAGAAAGAGCTCTATAACTATTGGATATGGAATCTGCATAAAAATAGTGAACAATATAATAATGATGTGTCTTATTTTAATCCTATAAGAATCAAATTACTTGACTCTTATGGGAATGTCTTATATGCAAAGCAATACTCTGTTCATTCCAACTTACTACGCAATGTAGTTGATGAGTATAGGACAGGAACTAATTTAGTTGAAGTCGGTTGGTATGGAGTAAAAACGTGTGATATTTGCTATGGATTGTATCAATATTTACCAAGATTTTCTCTTTGGGCTGGGGGTATAAATCGTGAACAAGTTATTTTTACTAGTCGAAAATATCTTATGGCACTAGATATTAAGTTAGAGATGCTGAGAGAGCTTAAAAAAGTAGAAATTGATTTTGTTGATAACTAATAAAAATTAGCATACTTGTCTTTGTAGTTCTTTCAAAAGAAATTAACTTCTATTTTTTTATACAGTTAGAAAATTTACTGTCCCTCTTTATGCTAGTAGTATTGAATATATGTATTATCTATATATACAAGCTAATGTTATGAAGGCCTTATCTGTCTTACTTACTTCACTATTGATAGCACCGTCTCAGGTACAGGCATATGACGAGTACCAACCTGGCTTCTCCTCAGAGCGAAAATGTTTTAAAACTGAGTACAGAGAAGAATATATTCCTGGTTCAGAATCCTCGCCAGGTTACGTCAGATATTTTAAGGATGAAGTTTCTGTTCCTTGCATCTCCACTAATTGGAGAACTGTTAGAAGATACCAGAATTACAAACCCCATTGGAATAAAAGAACTAAAAGAGGTTATCTAATACATGGGAATCGATATTCTTCTGAGCCTCTTAAGAGAAATTATGGTTACCTAGTACCAAGGCAGGGCTATGCTCCAAGAAAAATTGCCAGTTCTTGTAATAGCCCAAACAAAACTACTGGGGGATTGATTGGTGGGGGTATTGCTGCTGCTCTATCCAAAAAAGATGCTTATGGATGGTCTATCCCCCTAGGTGCAGTTCTTGGAATGGGCTTAACTAGTGCTGATTGTTGAATATCAATTAGCTCAGAATTGAGGAATTAATAAAAGTTGATTTTTAAAAAGGCTTAATTTAACGCCTCTTCTTAATATGAGTCATGTAAAGGTTCGTATAATTAGCTACTACTAACAATAGCAAAAGGAAAGTGTTTAAATTCAATTTATTCAGTGATTTTGTCAGTCAATTATAAAGAGGCATAGCACTATCTCAAGCTTAGAGAAAAAAGGTTTTTGAACTTGCTATAAAAGGAGGTTACTAAACCAAGTCTCAATCTAAATATATACCTATCAATTATTGTTTAGAAACTACAAAACTCATTACACCTCCGTCACCATATAGGATCTTTGCTATTGGGCTGTTATAGTCTTTATAAAAAGGTGCAACAATCTTACGAATATTTGAGAATTTGGGAGACTTGCTAACTCGATACGCTGAAGAGAATCCAGCCTCAGATAACCTTTTAAGGTATTCACTCTCAGTGGATTGTCTATAAGATGGAGCCAAGAGTCTATCCTCTATCGTTAGCAGAAGATCTTGATCTATTAAATCTAATAATGAATCAAGAAATTGTTGGGAGCTAATATAAGACTGAGTTTGATCGTTAGGAATCTTATTTTTCATTTCAGTAATCAATATGCGAATATTTTCTAGATTTAGATTGTTATCTATTAAATCTTTAAAAACCTCATTGTCACGATACACATCTCGCATGGTTTTCATTACGAAATCTCCAATTAATCCACCTGATCCTTCAACAGCAACAAAGAATTTACCTTTTGGAGCGAGCACTCTGTGGATTTCTGAGAGAGCTTTTTTTTCATCTCCAACATGATGGAGTACTCCTTGGCACAAAATGAAGTCAAAACTATTTTCAAGGAAAGGAAGGTCTGTAGCATTTGCAACTCTCGGCTCCCACTTTTCGCTTGAGAATTCATACTTCTTCAATAATTCAGAAGCAGGCTTAATAAAAGAATCATCAACATCAACTAAATTAACAAAAGCTGCGCCAAGATTGAGAAGGTTAACCGTGCCAGCTGCATTTGATCCGCAACCAATGTCTAAGCACTTTTTCCCTTGAAAATAGTTTTTTGGTACTTTTAGATACTCTTCACTAAGCAGACCTTGCATCCTTTGGCGACTTATCTCAGTAATGTTTTGCCTAATATGTATTTTGTGCATGACATTCCTTGTAATACTTGCAAGTTTGTCAGTGAAAGCCAATGTTATAAATAATCTCCTTGAACTTTACTACGCAGAGGTTGTCTGTCGACTTGGGCATACCTCAACGTATATGAGATGTCATGAAACAAGTTATACCAATTAATTTTGAATAATCTAACACTTAGCCTAACATCACAATGACACTATATGAAACGTTCATAAGTAAAGAAAGCAGCGGTAAAACCTTGATTTGATTAGCTTTCTCTTATATCCAATTTTTAATATCTTTTTCCAACACAACCACTAAGTTTGAACCTATAGAAATCTGGCGAGGGAAAGTCTTGTCAACCATTTTTTGATAAACGGTTGCTCTGGATACCCCAGTGGGATGGACCACCTCAGGCCAAAGGATAAAGCCTTGGGAAATTGTCGTGAACATAGTGTTCAAAAGAGAAAGGACTCTCCTATTGCTATTGCAACCACACCCCTTCAAGATTTTCTGTACTCATCCTACTGACCACTAAAAATGTAATTAATTAACCTAAAAATGTGATATTTCAGGGATAGCCTCAACTCTTACGTGCACATATTTCTTACGATTATGACATTTAGAAGTAGTAACCATCATTTTTAATTGTGAATCTAAAGTAGGCGTATCACTTATCTTTTTAGGATGAAAACATTCATCATCACTACATATTGATTCTATATATCTCAAAATTTCAACTCTAGCGATCGACTCTGCTTCAAATAATGATTTAACAAAATCCTCTTTTAAATCAGAATCAACTTTTACCATTTGTGTTGAGACCAATTTATACTTACCATCGACCACTATTAAATCAAGACCAGTTTTTTTCATTGCCGAACTACAAGAGTCTAATGCTAAAACTTTTATTGGAGTTAGGAAGGTCATGATTCCAATTAGTACGAGAGATAAACTTGGATACATGTAAAACTAAAAAAATTAAAAATGCGGAGAGGGTGGGATTCGAACCCACGGACAATTGCTTGTCAAACGATTTCGAGTCGCTCGCTTTCGACCACTCAGCCACCTCTCCCGAATCCCGATTGTAATAGTCTTATATCATTAATGAAAAAGTTAATATATTTTTAAAATAAATTGTATTTAGAAAGAAAGATGAAAATATTATTTCCATCCTGCTTGAGACATATATTTAATTGCTTTTGAATTAAAATCACCTAGTTGGTTAATTGAAACTTTATCAGGTGTAAATCTACCAAATATTTTTACTTCCTTAGACTCATTAAAGCCAATTAATGGATGCTCATATGTTGGCCCTGCTAAGCCTTTGCTTCCTGTCGGGGAAGCAAGAAACTCTAGTAATTGTATACCCTCTGATTTGTTCTGAGCATATTTAGCTAATCCACCAGCGCTAACATTGACATGAGCTGGGTCAGGTGTAATTACTCGAACTTTCTTTGCAAATTCAATATCTTTTTTCCCATTCACCCCTGCAAGCATACGTGCGACATAATAATGATTGACAATTCCTATCCCGCATTTCCCCTGAGCTACGGCTCTAGTTATTCCTATATCGCCAGGGAAATATGGTTGAGAAACATTTGAAATCATTCCTTTTAGCCATTTTTGAGTTTTAGCATCCCCATTGAGAACCAACTGATCTGCAACTAGCGACTGATTATATGGGCTATTCCTTTTACGCAAGCAAACTAAACCTTTTAAAGAGGGGTCAGAAAGATCAGAGTAACTTTTAATCTTATTTATATCAACCAGATTAGGATTAGCAACTAAAACTCTTACTCTTCTAGTAAGAGCAAACCAACGGAATTTAGGGTCACGATATTTAGCGGGAACGCTTTCTTCCAACTTTACTGACCTGTAAGGTTGGAGTAATCCTTGCTTAGCTGCATTGGTAATCCTTGCAGCATCTACCAATAAAATAACATCTGCATTTGAATTCTTCCCTTCTCTCTTAAGCCTTTCAATTAAGGAAATACCTGTAGCCTCTATCAACCTGACTCGAATGCCAGTTTGTTCAGCAAATTTTTTAAATACCAGGCGGTCTGTATTGTAGTGGCGGCCAGAATAAACTCTAACTTCCTTAGATTCTGCATTTAGGCCAATAACAGATCCACTAGCAGCGAAAACAGTTGTAAGTATAAAAGAAGGAAGAAAACGTTCTAAGATTTTCATTAATTGATTAAGAGACAAAAGATAGTTATAAATAGTTTATACAAATCGAAGTTTTTTTCATGTTAATCTTTTTATACATATATATGTATTAATTGATCCTTGGTGCAATTATTTAATACTAAACATTTTCAAGGTTACTTATTGCTCAGATGAATTATTTAATACATCAGCTCTTAAGCGATGAGATTACTGAATCTATTGTTAAAGGGGTTCTTGAAGAAAAAGCTTCCTGGGAAGATGGAAAAACAACCGCAGGTTCTCATGCAAAAGCAGTAAAAAACAACTTGCAACTAAATAAAAGCTCAATCTCAGCAGTACAAAACAGTAAGAAAATTGTCCAAGCAATTACTTCAGATCAACTAGTTAAAAGTTTTTCTCTACCAAGAAAAGTTCATGGAGTGATGTTCACCCAATCATCAGTTGGTCAAGGATATGGTAGTCATGTTGATAATCCT is part of the Prochlorococcus marinus str. MIT 0919 genome and harbors:
- a CDS encoding extracellular solute-binding protein — encoded protein: MKILERFLPSFILTTVFAASGSVIGLNAESKEVRVYSGRHYNTDRLVFKKFAEQTGIRVRLIEATGISLIERLKREGKNSNADVILLVDAARITNAAKQGLLQPYRSVKLEESVPAKYRDPKFRWFALTRRVRVLVANPNLVDINKIKSYSDLSDPSLKGLVCLRKRNSPYNQSLVADQLVLNGDAKTQKWLKGMISNVSQPYFPGDIGITRAVAQGKCGIGIVNHYYVARMLAGVNGKKDIEFAKKVRVITPDPAHVNVSAGGLAKYAQNKSEGIQLLEFLASPTGSKGLAGPTYEHPLIGFNESKEVKIFGRFTPDKVSINQLGDFNSKAIKYMSQAGWK
- a CDS encoding helix-turn-helix transcriptional regulator, translating into MFTTISQGFILWPEVVHPTGVSRATVYQKMVDKTFPRQISIGSNLVVVLEKDIKNWI
- a CDS encoding class I SAM-dependent methyltransferase, whose protein sequence is MAFTDKLASITRNVMHKIHIRQNITEISRQRMQGLLSEEYLKVPKNYFQGKKCLDIGCGSNAAGTVNLLNLGAAFVNLVDVDDSFIKPASELLKKYEFSSEKWEPRVANATDLPFLENSFDFILCQGVLHHVGDEKKALSEIHRVLAPKGKFFVAVEGSGGLIGDFVMKTMRDVYRDNEVFKDLIDNNLNLENIRILITEMKNKIPNDQTQSYISSQQFLDSLLDLIDQDLLLTIEDRLLAPSYRQSTESEYLKRLSEAGFSSAYRVSKSPKFSNIRKIVAPFYKDYNSPIAKILYGDGGVMSFVVSKQ